The following are from one region of the Pseudomonas lalucatii genome:
- a CDS encoding type IV pilin protein — protein sequence MVKRAEQRGFSLIELMIAIAIIGILAAIAYPNYQEYILKSNRAAAQAQMMDIANRQQQFLLANRAYATTAAQLNYTLSGDLTGKYTVTVAADNAATPPTFTITFAAIGAQASDGDLTLNSQGVKTPAAKW from the coding sequence ATGGTGAAGCGAGCCGAGCAGCGTGGGTTCAGTCTGATCGAACTGATGATCGCGATCGCGATCATCGGCATTCTGGCCGCGATCGCCTACCCGAACTATCAGGAATACATCCTCAAGAGCAATCGCGCCGCCGCGCAGGCGCAGATGATGGACATCGCCAATCGTCAGCAGCAATTTCTGCTGGCGAATCGGGCATATGCAACCACGGCGGCGCAACTTAATTACACGTTGTCTGGCGACCTGACAGGTAAGTACACCGTGACCGTCGCCGCAGATAACGCCGCTACGCCGCCGACCTTCACCATCACTTTCGCGGCAATAGGGGCGCAGGCCAGCGATGGGGATCTGACGCTCAACAGTCAAGGGGTCAAGACCCCTGCAGCGAAGTGGTGA
- the pilV gene encoding type IV pilus modification protein PilV — MRAIIRTQRGVTLIEVLVTVIILSVGLLGIAGLQSRLQTSEMEAYQRAQALILLNDMANRIASNRNDAASYSANYGPASPLGVGMTCPDNTGSRRQRDASEWCAALQGAAETVGGGNVGAMLGGRGCVESLGSGQYLVTVAWQGLAPITAPAAGTACGANSYDGPAGSTCSDDRCRRVVTTIVRVAAL; from the coding sequence ATGCGAGCAATTATCAGAACCCAGCGCGGCGTCACGCTGATCGAAGTACTGGTTACCGTCATCATTCTTTCCGTCGGCTTACTGGGGATAGCAGGGTTGCAGTCGCGGTTGCAGACCTCGGAGATGGAGGCCTATCAGCGAGCCCAGGCACTGATATTGCTGAACGATATGGCGAACCGTATCGCCAGCAATCGCAATGATGCGGCGAGTTACAGTGCCAACTACGGGCCCGCCAGCCCGCTGGGTGTCGGCATGACCTGTCCGGATAACACAGGGAGCCGCCGGCAGAGGGATGCCAGCGAATGGTGTGCCGCGTTGCAGGGGGCGGCGGAAACGGTCGGCGGCGGAAATGTCGGTGCAATGCTCGGCGGCCGAGGCTGTGTGGAATCCCTCGGCAGCGGTCAGTACCTGGTCACTGTAGCCTGGCAGGGGCTGGCTCCCATCACCGCGCCGGCGGCGGGGACAGCCTGTGGCGCCAACAGTTACGACGGCCCCGCTGGATCGACCTGCTCGGATGATCGCTGTCGCCGTGTTGTCACCACTATCGTGCGAGTGGCCGCGCTATGA